The proteins below come from a single Roseiflexus sp. RS-1 genomic window:
- a CDS encoding DNA double-strand break repair nuclease NurA: protein MTTPSPVKPSLTTADLPAAVLSAINACVGACRATLIQLEGDRDRLRGALARRIHPAPDGPVRRLCAVDGAHAMVPAAGATFAAIAAVAVEDATLTDQDVLVQLMPPVEELETIIGGARTVMELRLLAKRIRATTSGLFILDGSFYSVLLEINRLLVRHAQDARRGRMAAWWTPFDDMLTAFFADEDWRAVLSSRRVIAHPKLATAADDVAQLAPHLSGTVTDRTLWSTVLEPGEYTLPVPLIRRDRPHLLTGYRSPRLKDFAERRAVIEQAYGQLYVIYYRPDAAAPAYRIELPSALIAREPLGAVLATFRAALRLGALQEPLPQFLADAICRQTGRALEATAEGARTMLQNEFGLSLVQRYLGSYRTR, encoded by the coding sequence ATGACCACGCCTTCTCCAGTCAAACCCTCGCTCACCACTGCCGACCTTCCGGCTGCGGTCCTGAGCGCAATCAACGCCTGCGTCGGGGCGTGCCGCGCCACACTGATTCAGCTTGAAGGGGATCGTGACCGTTTGCGGGGTGCGCTGGCGCGCCGCATTCATCCTGCACCGGACGGACCGGTGCGCCGCCTGTGCGCCGTCGATGGCGCCCACGCGATGGTGCCGGCTGCTGGTGCAACGTTCGCCGCAATTGCTGCGGTTGCGGTCGAGGACGCTACACTGACCGATCAGGACGTGCTGGTGCAGTTGATGCCGCCGGTCGAAGAACTGGAGACGATCATCGGCGGCGCACGCACGGTGATGGAACTGCGCCTGCTGGCAAAGCGCATCCGTGCTACAACCAGCGGCCTCTTCATTCTCGATGGGTCATTCTATTCGGTGCTGCTGGAGATCAACCGTCTGCTGGTGCGTCACGCGCAGGATGCCCGTCGTGGGCGCATGGCGGCGTGGTGGACGCCATTCGACGATATGCTGACCGCGTTTTTTGCCGACGAAGACTGGCGCGCGGTGCTTTCTTCCCGTCGAGTCATCGCCCATCCCAAACTGGCGACCGCCGCCGACGACGTGGCGCAACTCGCGCCGCATCTCTCAGGGACGGTAACCGACCGGACGTTGTGGAGCACGGTGCTGGAACCGGGGGAGTATACGCTGCCGGTGCCGCTCATCCGCCGTGATCGCCCCCATTTACTGACCGGGTATCGTTCGCCGCGTCTGAAGGATTTTGCCGAACGCCGGGCTGTCATCGAACAGGCGTATGGTCAGTTGTACGTCATCTACTACCGCCCCGACGCTGCTGCGCCAGCCTACCGCATCGAACTGCCGTCCGCCCTGATCGCCCGCGAGCCGCTTGGGGCGGTGCTGGCGACATTCCGCGCAGCGCTCCGCCTGGGGGCGCTCCAGGAGCCGCTACCCCAATTCCTGGCGGACGCCATCTGTCGTCAGACCGGGCGCGCGCTTGAAGCGACCGCCGAAGGCGCACGCACCATGCTCCAGAACGAGTTTGGGCTGAGCCTGGTTCAACGCTACCTGGGATCGTATCGAACCCGGTGA